TCGCCTTCTACGGATCGACACCCGCGTACCGCAAGGTTCTCGAACTGCACGGCTGGGGCCATCTGCAAACCGGGCTGCATGAGCTGTCGCTGCGCGGCCAGTGGGACGCCATGGGCTCGCTGATCGACGACGAGATGCTGAACGCTTTCGCGGTGGTAGCCGAGCTTGACCAGCTCGCCGCCAAGATCAGAGACCGATGCGACGGCGTCGTCGACCGGGTCATGCCGAGCTTGCCGGCCCGCTTGTCCGAGACTGCTGTTTGCGGCGTTCTGGAGGAGCTGCGGGGCCAAACCCAGGCAGTGAGGAGTAGCCCATGAGTACACGGACGATGGACGAGGCCGCAAAGCTGCTGGCCGACCCGCTGGCGTATACCGACGAGCCGAAATTGCATGCGGCGCTGGCTCATCTGCGTGCCAACGCCCCGGTGTCGTGGGTGGATGTGCCGGGCTACCGGCCGTTTTGGGCGGTTACCAGACACGCCGACATCATGGATATCGAGCGCGACAACGTGCTGTTCACCAACTGGCCGCGACCGGTGCTGACCACCGCGGAAGGCGATGAGATGCAGGCCAACGTCGGGGTGCGCACGTTGATCCACATGGACGACCCGCAGCATCGTGTGGTGCGCGCGATCGGCGCCGATTGGTTTCGCCCGAAGGCCATGCGAGCGCTGAAGGTCCGCGTCGACGAGCTGGCCAAGATCTATGTCGACAAAATGATTGAGGTCGGCCCCGAGTGTGACTTCGTCCAGGAGGTCGCGGTCAACTATCCGCTGTACGTGATCATGTCGCTGCTGGGCATCCCAGAGGCCGACTTCCCGCGGATGCTCAAACTGACACAGGAGTTATTCGGCAGCGACGACACCGAGTTCAAGCGCGGCACCACCAACGAGGATCAGCTGCCCGCTCTGCTCGACATGTTCCAGTATTTCAACGGCGTCACCGCGTCGCGACGCGAACACCCGACCGAGGACCTCGCATCGGCAATCGCCAACGCCCGCGTCGACGGTGAGCCGTTGTCGGACATCGACACCGTGTCGTACTACCTGATCGTCGCCACCGCGGGCCACGACACCACCAGTGCCACCATTTCGGGCGGTCTGCAGGCTCTGATCGAGAACCCTGACCAGCTCGACCGGCTGCGCGACGACCTGTCACTTATGCCGCTGGCCACCGAGGAGATGATCCGCTGGGTCACCCCCGTCAAGGAGTTCATGCGCACTGCCGCCGAGGACACCATGGTGCGCGGCGTGCCGATCGCTGCCGGGGAGTCGGTGCTGCTGTCCTACGTGTCGGCCAACCGCGACGAGGACGTGTTCGACGACCCGTTCCGGTTTGACGTGGGACGTGATCCCAACAAGCACTTGGCCTTCGGCTACGGCGTGCACTTCTGCCTAGGTGCCGCGCTGGCCCGCATGGAGGTCAGCAGCTTTTTCACCGAACTGCTGCCCCGCCTGAAATCCGTAGAGCTAGCCGGAGATCCGCAATTAATTGCCACGACGTTCGTCGGCGGGCTCAAACACTTGCCAGTCCGCTACTCGTTCAAGTGAGCTCCCAGCTTAGCTACGTGTCTGCCCCGGCCTCGCGACGCTTCAGTGTGTCCTCAACCCGGTCGAGAAAGGCGTCGACCTGGTCTTCGTTGTAGCCGCGTTTTCCGATGGGAGGCTTGGACAAAGCCACGTTGCGAACGTCGTCGGGAGTAAGAGGGCCAAGCCCCGTCACTTCGGGGTGCCACCTGCTGCCATCCTGTTCGATGGGTGGTGCTTCATGAGCCCAACCGCGCGTCGATTGACGCATCTTCTTGCCGAACAACGACATGGCACTCTCCCGGCAGACGCGAACTAAGGAACAACCAGAGCGTACGCACGCCACCGCAACGACGGCCGCACGATTATCGTGGATTGTCATGCCCAGGAAGACGCGTGTGCACCAGGTCGGCATCGGTGCCCTGGAAGCCGACGCACCGCTCGCATCGATCGGACCGTCCGTATGAGCGCCATCGTGACCGGCGGTGCCTCGGGGATCGGGCGTGAAGTCGCCGCGCTGCTGCGCCGTGCCGGCCACGACGTCGTCGTGTGGGATCGGAGCGGGGGTGACATCAACTGCGATATCAGCGATCCCGAGGCGGTGTCAGCGGCGATGGCGGCGACCGTGCGCGAGCACGGTGTGCCCGCACGTATGGTGGCGTGCGCTGGGATCGGCGCGTCGGGCCTGCTCTTGGAACTCTCGCCGGACGAGTGGCATCGGGTGTTGGCGGTCAACCTCACCGGCACGTGGCTGACGATGCGGGCCGCCGCGCAGGCCATGGTCGAGGCCGGATCCGGCGGGTCGATCGTCGCAGTCTCCAGCATCAGCGGCACGGTGGCCGACCGGGACATGGGTGCCTACTGTGTGTCCAAGGCCGGGATAGACATGCTGGTCAAGGTCGCGGCGGTGGAGTGGGGTCGCTACGGCATTCGGGTCAATGCGGTCGGCCCGGGGGTCACCCGGACTCCAATGTTGGGTGAGCCGGAACGACTGCCCGGCTGGGTGGAGGATCTGCAGCAACGGACCGCGCTGGGCCGCCTTGGTGAACCCGCCGACGTCGCTGGGGCGATCCTCGGTGTGCTCGAATTACCTTGGGTGACCGGCCAAGTCGTCCACGCTGACGGCGGCCTGGCGTTGCACAGCCCGATCGACCCATATGGCCAGACGCAGCGACTGGTCGCTATGAAGGATCAGGTCAACCGATCCCGAAATCGATGACGCCGCGGATGATCTCACCATTCAGCAGGTCGGCGTAGGCGTCGTTGATGTCGTCGAGCCGATAGCGCTTGGTGATCATCTCGTCGAGTTGCAACTGGCCTGTCTGGTAGAGCTTCGCCAGACGGGCGATGTCGGCCTTTGGGTTACACGATCCAAACACCGTGCCCGCCAGCGTCTTGTTCATCAGAATGAAGTCCTGCAGGTTGAGGTTGACCGAGCGTGTCAGCTGGGATGTCATGCCAGTCAGCACGCAGGTGCCGCCTTTGCGGGTGAGCTCGAGTG
This Mycobacterium xenopi DNA region includes the following protein-coding sequences:
- a CDS encoding cytochrome P450, yielding MDEAAKLLADPLAYTDEPKLHAALAHLRANAPVSWVDVPGYRPFWAVTRHADIMDIERDNVLFTNWPRPVLTTAEGDEMQANVGVRTLIHMDDPQHRVVRAIGADWFRPKAMRALKVRVDELAKIYVDKMIEVGPECDFVQEVAVNYPLYVIMSLLGIPEADFPRMLKLTQELFGSDDTEFKRGTTNEDQLPALLDMFQYFNGVTASRREHPTEDLASAIANARVDGEPLSDIDTVSYYLIVATAGHDTTSATISGGLQALIENPDQLDRLRDDLSLMPLATEEMIRWVTPVKEFMRTAAEDTMVRGVPIAAGESVLLSYVSANRDEDVFDDPFRFDVGRDPNKHLAFGYGVHFCLGAALARMEVSSFFTELLPRLKSVELAGDPQLIATTFVGGLKHLPVRYSFK
- a CDS encoding SDR family NAD(P)-dependent oxidoreductase yields the protein MSAIVTGGASGIGREVAALLRRAGHDVVVWDRSGGDINCDISDPEAVSAAMAATVREHGVPARMVACAGIGASGLLLELSPDEWHRVLAVNLTGTWLTMRAAAQAMVEAGSGGSIVAVSSISGTVADRDMGAYCVSKAGIDMLVKVAAVEWGRYGIRVNAVGPGVTRTPMLGEPERLPGWVEDLQQRTALGRLGEPADVAGAILGVLELPWVTGQVVHADGGLALHSPIDPYGQTQRLVAMKDQVNRSRNR